From the genome of Triticum aestivum cultivar Chinese Spring chromosome 3B, IWGSC CS RefSeq v2.1, whole genome shotgun sequence, one region includes:
- the LOC123066988 gene encoding BTB/POZ and MATH domain-containing protein 2-like produces the protein MANSSPSSVAGGTTSHTASTIIAEGVSGSHDLNIKGYSRTKGLGIGECITSEKFDVGGHHWCIKYYPDGEAKDDTDSVALHLWRDDTDGNDVTAIFTFSLLNGEGQPVSLHSHSSGRRTFRPKQGWGFATFIERKDLEDSPHLKDDCFSIRCDLTLTKEICTARAAPFVVVPPSNMHRQLLYLLTSRHAGDVTFKVGRQRFTAHRYILAARSSVFMAELFGPMKEKEATCIHIHEVEAKVFKAMLHFIYTDELPQIDDGEAMVMAQHLLVAADRYNLDRLKLMCEETLCNYISEDTAATTLALAEQHGCDGLRRACFAFLASLDNLKAVMASDGFAHLRSSCPSIIEKLVTNLAPC, from the coding sequence ATGGCTAACTCGTCTCCGTCCTCCGTGGCCGGTGGGACAACGTCCCACACTGCGTCGACCATCATCGCCGAGGGCGTATCCGGGTCGCACGACCTAAACATCAAGGGCTACTCTCGCACCAAGGGGCTGGGCATCGGCGAATGCATCACATCCGAGAAGTTCGACGTCGGGGGCCATCACTGGTGTATCAAATACTACCCTGACGGTGAGGCCAAAGACGACACCGACTCGGTAGCACTGCACCTATGGCGTGATGACACTGACGGCAATGATGTCACGGCAATATTCACCTTCAGTTTGCTCAACGGGGAGGGGCAACCGGTGTCACTGCACAGCCATTCAAGTGGGCGTCGTACGTTCAGGCCCAAACAAGGATGGGGATTCGCTACGTTCATCGAGAGGAAAGACTTGGAGGACTCCCCTCATCTCAAAGATGACTGTTTCAGCATCAGGTGCGATCTCACTCTCACTAAGGAAATCTGCACCGCACGCGCTGCCCCGTTTGTAGTTGTGCCGCCGTCGAACATGCATCGGCAACTACTCTACCTCTTGACAAGCAGGCATGCAGGTGACGTGACTTTCAAGGTCGGCCGTCAGCGGTTCACGGCGCATAGGTACATCCTTGCTGCTCGGTCTTCGGTCTTCATGGCCGAGCTCTTTGGTCCCATGAAAGAGAAGGAGGCCACCTGCATACACATCCATGAAGTGGAGGCCAAGGTTTTTAAAGCCATGCTTCACTTCATTTACACCGACGAACTGCCTCAGATTGACGACGGGGAAGCTATGGTGATGGCACAACATTTGCTCGTAGCGGCTGACAGATATAACCTCGATAGGCTCAAGTTAATGTGCGAGGAGACCTTGTGCAACTACATCAGCGAAGACACAGCAGCCACCACGTTGGCGTTGGCTGAGCAGCATGGCTGCGATGGGCTCAGGAGGGCATGCTTCGCATTCCTCGCTTCACTCGACAATCTTAAGGCAGTCATGGCGAGTGATGGCTTTGCCCATCTGAGGAGCAGCTGCCCCTCCATCATAGAGAAGCTGGTCACCAACCTTGCTCCCTGCTGA